The proteins below come from a single Roseiflexus sp. RS-1 genomic window:
- a CDS encoding Zn-ribbon domain-containing OB-fold protein codes for MDLAKHWRLRHARYRLEGQRNRLTGEVRFPPAPPLPGEREDIWEPYILKGRGRIYSFSVVRQPPEGFDDQPPYLVALVRLDEGPLVTAQLTDCDPDQVAIDMPVEMVTRRLRDLGPTGLIVYGYKFRPIVS; via the coding sequence ATGGATCTGGCAAAACACTGGCGTCTTCGCCATGCGCGGTACCGTCTGGAGGGGCAACGCAACCGGCTTACCGGTGAAGTGCGTTTTCCGCCCGCGCCGCCGCTTCCGGGCGAACGTGAAGATATATGGGAGCCATATATCCTGAAAGGACGTGGGCGCATCTACTCGTTCAGCGTTGTGCGCCAACCGCCGGAAGGGTTCGACGATCAACCGCCGTACCTAGTGGCGCTCGTGCGTCTGGATGAAGGACCGCTGGTAACCGCGCAACTCACCGACTGCGATCCTGATCAGGTCGCAATCGATATGCCGGTCGAAATGGTCACGCGCCGCCTGCGTGATCTTGGACCGACGGGTCTGATCGTGTACGGCTACAAATTCCGCCCGATTGTGTCGTAG
- a CDS encoding thiolase C-terminal domain-containing protein, with protein MRHVYIIGTGATPVGEHWDRSPASLAIEALTGALGTIPASRIGALYVASALSGSLHTQSQMAALIATAAGIPGVEAVTVEAGGASGGVALRQACLAVAAGAVDLAMVVGVEKVTDVLDARREAALALATDVDWEAIHGVTLTALWALLMRRYMHEYGYTADDFAPFPVNAHANGVANPRAMYRFAITAEKVRSAPMVAEPLGLLDCSTAADGAAAVLIASEGLAHELCATPVRIAGSATATDTLALHSRPDPLWFPAAAHSTAAALRTARLTHSDVQVFDVTDPHGIAAALALESSGFAERGTAVALAREGAITPKGRLPLATGGGCKARGDAVGANGVYQIVELVAQLRGQAGAAQVNGARVALAQCMGGIGATVATHILALE; from the coding sequence ATGCGACATGTCTATATTATTGGAACCGGCGCAACGCCGGTTGGAGAACACTGGGATCGCAGCCCCGCGTCACTCGCAATCGAGGCGTTGACCGGTGCGCTGGGGACTATCCCTGCATCACGGATTGGCGCGCTCTATGTTGCCAGCGCTCTCAGCGGATCGCTGCACACCCAGAGTCAGATGGCTGCGCTGATCGCAACCGCCGCTGGCATCCCCGGTGTCGAAGCCGTGACCGTCGAGGCAGGCGGCGCGTCGGGTGGAGTGGCACTGCGCCAGGCATGCCTGGCCGTTGCAGCCGGTGCGGTCGATCTGGCAATGGTTGTTGGCGTCGAAAAGGTGACCGATGTGCTTGATGCGCGGCGCGAAGCGGCGCTGGCGCTGGCTACCGATGTTGATTGGGAAGCCATTCACGGGGTGACGCTGACTGCGCTCTGGGCGTTGCTCATGCGGCGCTACATGCACGAGTACGGCTACACTGCCGACGATTTTGCGCCCTTCCCGGTCAATGCCCACGCGAATGGCGTTGCCAACCCACGCGCGATGTACCGTTTTGCGATCACCGCCGAGAAGGTGCGCAGCGCCCCAATGGTTGCCGAACCGCTCGGATTGCTCGACTGTTCGACCGCTGCCGATGGCGCGGCTGCCGTGCTGATCGCCAGCGAAGGTCTGGCGCACGAACTCTGCGCCACGCCGGTGCGCATCGCAGGCTCGGCGACGGCGACCGACACGCTGGCGCTGCACAGCCGCCCCGATCCACTGTGGTTCCCGGCAGCGGCGCACTCCACAGCGGCGGCGCTGCGCACGGCGCGCCTGACGCATAGTGACGTGCAGGTATTCGATGTGACCGACCCGCACGGTATCGCAGCCGCGCTGGCGCTTGAATCGAGTGGGTTCGCCGAACGTGGAACAGCCGTAGCGCTGGCGCGTGAAGGCGCAATCACGCCGAAGGGGCGGTTGCCGCTGGCGACCGGCGGCGGGTGCAAGGCGCGCGGTGACGCGGTTGGCGCCAACGGCGTGTATCAGATTGTCGAACTGGTTGCACAGTTGCGCGGGCAGGCAGGCGCAGCACAGGTGAACGGCGCGCGCGTCGCACTGGCGCAGTGCATGGGAGGCATTGGCGCCACGGTCGCAACACACATTCTTGCGCTCGAATGA